The Salinibaculum sp. SYNS191 genome has a window encoding:
- a CDS encoding SDR family oxidoreductase — translation MTAFLTGFPGFLGSALTERLLARGESVTCLVQSHYREQARDRARAIRERVGVSDDSLTLVTGDITDSELGLDDPERHRREADACYHLAAIYDLGVDREPAEQVNVDGTGRVLDFAQRAAVDRLHYVSTCYVSGRHDGAFGPDDLDVGQSFNNHYEATKFEAEVAVQARMDDLPTTIYRPAIAVGDSETGATDKYDGLYYLLGLLDRQPGIAVAPVQPPSRRYEFNAVPRDFVVDAIAHLSGRADTAGAVYQLCDPNPPTVRRLVDICGEAVGSRVVRVPVHARLGRRFVERVPGLERLLGVEPASFDYLAHPTRYVCPNTSRALAGAGIECPPLASYVDDLVAYMRANPSVTDAAMA, via the coding sequence ATGACTGCGTTCCTCACCGGCTTCCCCGGGTTTCTGGGCTCTGCGCTGACGGAGCGACTGCTCGCCCGCGGCGAGTCCGTCACCTGTCTCGTCCAGTCACACTACCGGGAGCAGGCCCGCGACCGGGCGCGAGCAATCCGCGAGCGGGTCGGCGTCAGCGACGACAGCCTCACTCTCGTCACCGGCGACATCACGGACTCCGAACTGGGGCTCGACGACCCGGAACGCCACCGCCGGGAGGCCGACGCGTGCTACCACCTCGCGGCCATCTACGACCTCGGCGTCGACCGGGAGCCCGCCGAGCAGGTCAACGTCGACGGGACCGGGCGCGTGCTCGACTTCGCACAGCGCGCGGCCGTCGACCGGTTGCACTACGTCAGCACCTGCTACGTCAGCGGCCGCCACGACGGCGCCTTCGGCCCCGACGACCTCGACGTCGGCCAGTCGTTCAACAACCACTACGAGGCCACCAAGTTCGAGGCCGAAGTCGCAGTGCAGGCGCGGATGGACGACCTGCCGACGACCATCTACCGGCCGGCCATCGCCGTCGGCGACAGCGAGACCGGCGCGACCGACAAGTACGACGGCCTCTACTACCTGCTGGGCCTGCTCGACCGCCAGCCCGGGATCGCCGTCGCGCCAGTCCAGCCGCCGTCGCGGCGCTACGAGTTCAACGCCGTCCCGCGGGACTTCGTCGTGGACGCAATCGCCCACCTGAGCGGCCGCGCGGACACTGCGGGGGCGGTCTACCAGCTCTGTGACCCGAACCCGCCGACGGTCCGGCGGCTGGTGGATATCTGTGGCGAGGCGGTCGGGAGCCGCGTCGTCCGCGTGCCGGTCCACGCCAGGCTGGGCCGCCGATTCGTCGAGCGGGTGCCGGGCCTGGAGCGGCTACTCGGCGTCGAGCCGGCCTCGTTCGACTACCTCGCGCACCCGACGCGGTACGTCTGTCCCAACACCAGCCGCGCGCTCGCGGGGGCCGGTATCGAGTGCCCGCCGCTTGCGAGCTACGTCGACGACCTCGTGGCCTACATGCGCGCGAACCCGTCGGTGACCGACGCGGCGATGGCCTGA
- a CDS encoding succinic semialdehyde dehydrogenase has protein sequence MTADPPAGYDGPSLDTLAADVDTGTAETLNVTAPFTGEAVGEVPACTPDNLRRAVERAREAQEPWAGRPVSERVAAVERFRSLVRERQADLLDLVQLESGKARLDAMEEVLDVQLTAGHYADKAPEYLAPERRTGVVPGLTRVREHRDPYGVAGFVTPWNYPLTLSVSDALPALLAGNAVVVKPAEATPYTALFAAELLREAGVPNELVQVVTGDGERLGPALVEAVDHVSFTGSTAVGREVAARAGRELTPVSLELGGKGPMVVRADAPLDRTVTGAVRGAFASAGQLCIAVERIYVHDSRYDDFCERLVGRTRALEVGTRFDYGPDVGSLVSERQLEKVATHVEEAVDAGATVLTGGRRRPDVAPFAYEPTVLTDVPDSASVACEETFGPVVTVEAVPDDDAAVERANDSTYGLHGTVWTDDTAAGRDVARRMDCGTVAVNDAHVAMWGSIDAPMGGRKESGIGRRHGDEGFEKYTQSQSVTVQGGHPIAPPPGVPNRLVAGGLSAYLRVMQRLGLR, from the coding sequence GTGACAGCCGACCCACCCGCCGGTTACGACGGACCGTCGCTGGACACCCTCGCCGCCGACGTCGACACAGGGACTGCGGAGACCCTCAACGTGACCGCACCGTTCACCGGCGAGGCGGTCGGCGAGGTGCCCGCGTGCACGCCCGACAACCTGCGTCGAGCGGTCGAGCGCGCACGCGAGGCACAGGAGCCGTGGGCTGGTCGCCCCGTCAGCGAGCGGGTCGCCGCAGTCGAGCGGTTCCGGTCGCTGGTCCGCGAGCGGCAGGCGGACCTGCTCGACCTCGTGCAACTGGAGAGTGGCAAGGCCCGCCTGGACGCGATGGAGGAGGTCCTCGACGTCCAGCTGACCGCGGGCCACTACGCCGACAAAGCGCCGGAGTACCTGGCACCCGAGCGGCGGACGGGTGTCGTCCCGGGGCTGACGCGCGTCCGTGAGCACCGCGACCCGTACGGCGTCGCGGGATTCGTCACGCCGTGGAACTACCCGCTGACGCTCTCGGTGTCGGACGCACTGCCGGCGTTGCTGGCGGGCAACGCCGTCGTCGTCAAACCCGCCGAGGCGACGCCATACACCGCGCTGTTCGCGGCGGAACTGCTCCGGGAAGCGGGCGTCCCGAACGAACTCGTGCAGGTCGTCACCGGCGACGGCGAGCGGCTCGGGCCGGCGCTGGTCGAGGCCGTCGACCACGTCAGTTTCACCGGGAGTACGGCGGTCGGTCGCGAGGTGGCCGCCCGGGCGGGTCGTGAGCTCACGCCGGTCTCGCTGGAACTCGGCGGGAAGGGACCGATGGTCGTCCGTGCGGACGCGCCGCTAGACCGGACCGTCACCGGCGCGGTCCGGGGAGCCTTCGCCAGCGCCGGACAACTCTGTATCGCCGTCGAGCGAATCTACGTCCACGACTCCCGCTACGACGACTTTTGCGAGCGACTCGTCGGACGGACGCGCGCGCTGGAGGTCGGAACCCGGTTCGACTACGGCCCCGACGTCGGCTCGCTGGTCTCCGAGCGTCAGCTGGAGAAGGTGGCGACCCACGTCGAGGAGGCCGTCGACGCGGGCGCGACAGTGCTGACGGGCGGCCGGCGACGACCCGACGTCGCTCCGTTCGCCTACGAGCCGACCGTCCTGACCGACGTGCCCGACTCGGCCTCCGTCGCCTGCGAGGAGACGTTCGGTCCGGTCGTGACCGTCGAAGCCGTCCCCGACGACGACGCCGCGGTCGAACGAGCCAACGACTCGACGTACGGCCTCCACGGCACCGTCTGGACCGACGACACCGCCGCCGGCAGGGACGTCGCCCGGCGGATGGACTGTGGCACCGTCGCCGTCAACGACGCCCACGTCGCGATGTGGGGCTCGATAGACGCGCCGATGGGCGGGCGGAAGGAGTCCGGCATCGGCCGTCGCCACGGCGACGAGGGCTTCGAGAAGTACACCCAGTCCCAGAGCGTCACCGTCCAGGGTGGTCACCCCATCGCGCCGCCGCCTGGCGTCCCGAACCGTCTCGTCGCGGGGGGACTGTCGGCGTATCTCCGGGTCATGCAACGGCTGGGGTTGCGATGA
- a CDS encoding deoxyhypusine synthase, which translates to MTDDSDREAFDHDPVGHAEVQAGMTVAELAESYGDAGIGATAVHEAVDVTAEMFGDDDVSVFLGLAGAMVPGGMRAVVADLIRDGYVDALVTTGANLTHDTIEAIGGKHHHGEEVAEGSTMREHDEQLRDEGVDRIYNVYLPQEHFAAFESHLREEVFPVLADEGTVSIQRLTEELGRANSEVNDREEVAEKPGIAAAAYEHDVPVYCPAVQDSVLGIQAWMYSQTSDFSLDALADMDTLTDQAFEAEQAGALVVGGGVPKNYVLQTMLVSPDAYDYAVQLTMDPPQTGGLSGATLDEARSWGKLEKAARNVSVYADATITLPLVVAAARERIRE; encoded by the coding sequence ATGACAGACGACTCCGACCGCGAGGCGTTCGACCACGACCCGGTAGGGCACGCGGAGGTCCAGGCAGGGATGACCGTCGCCGAACTCGCCGAGAGCTACGGCGACGCCGGCATCGGCGCGACGGCGGTCCACGAGGCAGTCGACGTCACCGCCGAGATGTTCGGCGACGACGACGTCAGCGTCTTCCTCGGCCTGGCCGGCGCGATGGTCCCCGGCGGGATGCGGGCCGTCGTCGCAGACCTCATCCGGGACGGGTACGTCGACGCGCTGGTCACCACCGGCGCGAACCTCACTCACGACACCATCGAAGCCATCGGCGGCAAGCACCATCACGGCGAGGAGGTCGCCGAGGGGTCGACGATGCGCGAACACGACGAACAACTGCGCGACGAGGGCGTCGACCGCATCTACAACGTCTACCTCCCCCAGGAGCACTTCGCGGCCTTCGAATCGCACCTCCGCGAGGAGGTCTTCCCGGTTCTTGCCGACGAGGGAACCGTCAGCATCCAGCGGCTCACCGAGGAACTGGGACGGGCGAACAGCGAGGTCAACGACCGCGAGGAGGTCGCCGAGAAACCCGGCATCGCCGCGGCGGCCTACGAACACGACGTGCCGGTCTACTGTCCTGCGGTGCAGGACTCCGTGCTCGGCATCCAGGCGTGGATGTACTCACAGACCTCCGACTTCTCGCTGGACGCGCTGGCCGACATGGACACGCTGACCGACCAGGCCTTCGAGGCCGAGCAGGCGGGCGCGCTGGTGGTCGGCGGCGGCGTCCCGAAGAACTACGTCCTCCAGACGATGCTGGTCTCGCCGGACGCCTACGACTACGCGGTCCAGTTGACGATGGATCCGCCACAGACCGGCGGGCTCTCCGGCGCGACGCTGGACGAGGCCCGCTCGTGGGGGAAACTGGAGAAGGCCGCCCGCAACGTGTCCGTCTACGCCGACGCGACGATTACGCTCCCGCTCGTCGTCGCCGCCGCCCGCGAACGAATCAGGGAGTGA
- a CDS encoding S8 family serine peptidase, protein MSSQDRRTFLKVSGAVLGGIAVGSTVTAATSTDRYIVDTTGVNALDGVDVIHALDAVDVAVVRGDESRVAALSERYEPDVSYQLDRPSDGTLQKQYESDSGTGGGGQANGKGQSGGSSTASATDEPLYPLQWDKQALDVPAVHDVTRGEGTRIAIVDSGVAAGHPDLQHAVNTTLSRNFTTDDYGAGAPYAGYHGTHVAGIAAANGRNGEGVVGTAPATEVVDCRVFSPTYAGAFFGDILAAIVYSANVDCDVANLSLGAYPIPREGFGGFYGKSLNRTMTYVNKEGTLLCIAAGNDSADLQHDGDFISLPNEGAQAVSVSATGPIGYRWDADGDGETLDLDDPPESPAGYTNYGTNAVDLGAPGGDYDLGAIGTGVPWYYDLVLSTFAEPQFTKSGKYLGAEYSYSWVAGTSMAAPQVAGAAALVRSQYPDLGADQVESRLKRAADVPDGYDKTYYGSGFLNILDAL, encoded by the coding sequence ATGTCATCTCAAGACAGACGCACGTTTCTCAAGGTGAGCGGCGCAGTGCTCGGGGGTATCGCCGTCGGGTCGACCGTCACGGCCGCGACATCGACCGACCGGTACATCGTAGATACGACCGGAGTAAACGCGCTCGACGGCGTAGACGTCATCCACGCGCTGGATGCAGTCGACGTCGCTGTCGTCCGGGGTGACGAGTCCCGGGTCGCGGCCCTCTCCGAGCGCTACGAGCCGGATGTCTCATACCAGCTCGACCGCCCGAGCGACGGAACCCTCCAGAAGCAGTACGAGTCCGACTCCGGCACGGGAGGCGGCGGCCAAGCCAACGGAAAGGGGCAGTCCGGCGGGAGTTCGACCGCGAGTGCGACCGACGAACCGCTCTATCCCCTCCAGTGGGACAAACAGGCGCTGGACGTCCCGGCCGTCCACGACGTCACTCGCGGGGAGGGTACCAGAATCGCCATCGTCGACAGCGGCGTCGCAGCAGGTCATCCCGACCTCCAGCACGCGGTGAACACGACCCTGTCCCGGAACTTCACGACCGACGACTACGGCGCTGGGGCTCCCTACGCCGGGTACCACGGCACCCACGTCGCCGGCATCGCCGCCGCGAACGGTCGCAACGGCGAAGGCGTCGTCGGGACTGCACCGGCGACGGAAGTCGTCGACTGTCGGGTCTTCTCGCCCACCTACGCCGGGGCCTTCTTCGGGGACATCCTGGCGGCAATCGTCTACAGCGCGAACGTCGACTGCGACGTCGCGAACCTGAGCCTGGGCGCGTACCCGATTCCCCGCGAGGGCTTCGGCGGCTTTTACGGCAAGTCGCTCAACCGTACGATGACCTACGTCAACAAGGAGGGGACGCTGCTGTGCATCGCGGCCGGGAACGACAGCGCGGACCTCCAGCACGACGGCGACTTCATCAGTCTCCCGAACGAGGGGGCACAGGCGGTCAGCGTCAGCGCCACCGGCCCTATCGGCTACAGGTGGGACGCCGACGGCGACGGCGAGACGCTGGACCTCGACGACCCGCCCGAGAGCCCGGCGGGCTACACGAACTACGGGACCAACGCCGTCGACCTCGGTGCGCCGGGCGGCGACTACGACCTCGGCGCTATCGGGACGGGGGTCCCGTGGTACTACGACCTCGTGCTGAGCACGTTTGCGGAGCCGCAGTTCACGAAGAGCGGCAAGTACCTCGGAGCGGAGTACAGTTACAGCTGGGTCGCCGGAACCAGCATGGCGGCACCACAGGTGGCGGGTGCCGCCGCCCTCGTCCGGAGTCAGTATCCGGACCTCGGCGCCGACCAGGTGGAGTCGCGGCTGAAACGTGCGGCTGACGTCCCCGACGGCTACGACAAGACGTACTACGGCAGCGGCTTTCTGAACATTCTCGACGCTCTGTAA
- a CDS encoding S8 family serine peptidase, with protein sequence MLRESNREDLSISRRQVLQAAGALGAVGGLSGFASAAGTAEFNVGVAAGARGAERAAKRAADAVRKTIDLGPYGRVVVGQFAPEARANLQNNPNVEYVEPNYAAEKLETLPWGVDRVDADVLHDNGDTGAGATIAILDTGVDDDHPDLAANVDPNLGAAFGSACGSESGGCRYGREGYNGNDCNYEWSDDDDHGTHVAGTASAVRGNSEGVAGGVSTEATIMPVKVLSGCGSGTYADIADGVKYAADNGADVVNMSLGGGSSDSTLRNACKYASDNGVVLVAAAGNDGPCSDCVSYPASYDTVMAVSATDSDDSLADYSSTGSEVELAAPGTGILSTIPPESEDDSNDGYERFSGTSMATPHVAGAAGQVAASGSLSNAEIRQQLTDSAEDVGLAANEQGAGLLDAEAAVGSSSSDSAPGVSWVTPSDGGTVSGTVTVQIDASDAENDPGTLNVDWILGSSSRVTTYSSDSGYYEDSWDSTAVSDGSYDLTAEATDSAGNTTTATITVTVDNTESAPAVDSLSASEVETSDGDAEFDADWSVSDSDGNLSSVDLVLTQDSDGSTEDTATVSVSGDTASGTTRLVAAGDEGTGNSYTVDATVTDGAGKTDSVTASAAESESAPAVDSLSASEVETSDSDAEFDVSWGVSDADGDLSSVELSLTDDTDSENEDSVTVTVSGDTASGTTRLVAAGDEGSGNSYTVEATVTDSYENTGSRSTAVSETESTNAAPSASIDALNNRSNPRWDRYEVDWRAGDADGNLDTVVVEMLDSAGNVLDSVTRNVSGSAASGVDEVRSKQTGATVAVTVTDTDGASDSDSRSI encoded by the coding sequence ATGTTACGTGAGAGTAACCGTGAGGACCTGTCGATTTCACGACGGCAGGTCCTCCAGGCAGCGGGGGCACTCGGGGCGGTTGGCGGACTCTCCGGGTTCGCCTCCGCAGCGGGGACAGCGGAGTTCAACGTCGGCGTCGCGGCGGGGGCCCGCGGCGCCGAACGGGCGGCAAAGCGGGCCGCAGACGCGGTGCGCAAGACCATCGACCTCGGTCCGTACGGCCGGGTCGTCGTCGGGCAGTTCGCACCGGAGGCGCGGGCGAACCTGCAGAACAACCCGAACGTCGAGTACGTCGAACCGAACTACGCCGCGGAGAAACTGGAGACGCTGCCGTGGGGTGTCGACCGCGTCGACGCGGACGTACTCCACGACAACGGTGACACTGGCGCGGGGGCAACCATCGCAATCCTCGATACGGGGGTCGACGACGACCACCCCGACCTGGCGGCCAACGTCGACCCGAACCTCGGTGCAGCCTTCGGGTCCGCCTGTGGTTCCGAGAGCGGCGGCTGCCGGTACGGACGCGAGGGGTACAACGGCAACGACTGCAACTACGAGTGGTCCGACGACGACGACCACGGGACCCACGTCGCCGGCACCGCCAGCGCCGTCCGGGGCAACAGCGAGGGGGTCGCTGGCGGCGTCTCGACGGAGGCGACCATCATGCCGGTGAAGGTACTCAGCGGCTGTGGATCGGGCACGTACGCCGACATCGCCGACGGCGTCAAGTACGCTGCCGACAACGGTGCCGACGTCGTCAACATGTCCCTGGGCGGCGGCTCCAGTGACTCGACGCTGCGAAACGCCTGCAAGTACGCATCCGACAACGGTGTCGTCCTCGTGGCGGCGGCGGGCAACGACGGTCCCTGCTCGGACTGCGTCTCCTACCCGGCGAGCTACGACACGGTGATGGCCGTCTCGGCCACCGACAGCGACGACTCGCTCGCGGACTACTCCTCGACCGGCTCGGAAGTCGAACTCGCCGCTCCCGGGACAGGCATCCTCTCGACCATCCCGCCCGAGAGCGAGGACGACTCGAACGACGGCTACGAGAGGTTCTCCGGCACGTCGATGGCGACGCCGCACGTCGCGGGCGCGGCCGGGCAGGTGGCCGCGAGCGGCAGCCTGAGTAACGCGGAGATTCGCCAGCAACTGACCGACTCCGCCGAGGACGTCGGCCTCGCCGCCAACGAACAGGGTGCAGGTCTCCTCGACGCCGAGGCCGCCGTCGGAAGCTCGTCGAGTGACTCCGCACCCGGCGTCTCGTGGGTAACTCCGAGCGACGGCGGGACTGTCAGCGGGACCGTCACGGTACAGATAGACGCCTCGGATGCGGAGAACGACCCCGGGACGCTGAACGTCGACTGGATTCTCGGCAGCAGTTCCCGGGTGACCACCTACAGTTCGGACTCCGGCTACTACGAGGACTCCTGGGATAGCACCGCTGTCTCCGACGGGAGCTACGACCTGACTGCCGAGGCGACCGATTCGGCGGGCAACACCACCACTGCGACTATCACCGTCACCGTCGACAACACCGAGAGCGCGCCCGCCGTCGACAGCCTCTCCGCGAGCGAAGTCGAGACGAGCGACGGCGACGCGGAGTTCGACGCGGACTGGTCGGTCTCCGACAGCGACGGTAACCTCTCGTCGGTCGACCTCGTGCTCACGCAGGACTCTGACGGGTCGACGGAGGACACTGCAACCGTCAGCGTCTCCGGCGATACCGCCAGCGGGACGACCCGGCTCGTGGCCGCCGGCGACGAGGGTACGGGCAATTCCTACACGGTCGACGCGACTGTCACCGATGGGGCCGGGAAGACGGATTCCGTGACGGCCTCGGCGGCCGAGTCGGAGAGTGCGCCCGCCGTCGACAGCCTCTCCGCAAGCGAAGTCGAGACGAGCGATTCCGACGCCGAGTTCGACGTCTCCTGGGGCGTCAGCGACGCCGACGGCGACCTCTCGTCGGTCGAATTGAGCTTGACCGACGACACCGACAGCGAGAACGAGGACTCGGTGACTGTCACTGTCTCCGGCGATACCGCCAGCGGGACGACCCGCCTGGTCGCCGCCGGCGACGAGGGGTCCGGAAACAGCTACACGGTCGAGGCAACCGTCACCGACTCCTATGAGAATACCGGCTCCAGGTCGACAGCCGTCAGCGAAACCGAGAGCACCAACGCCGCGCCATCGGCGAGCATCGACGCGCTGAATAACCGGAGCAATCCGCGGTGGGACCGCTACGAAGTCGACTGGAGAGCCGGCGACGCCGACGGCAACCTCGACACGGTGGTCGTCGAGATGCTCGACTCCGCAGGGAACGTGCTCGATTCCGTGACGAGGAACGTCAGCGGCTCCGCCGCGTCGGGCGTCGACGAGGTCCGCAGCAAGCAAACCGGGGCAACGGTCGCCGTGACCGTCACCGACACCGACGGGGCCTCCGACTCGGACTCCCGGTCAATCTGA
- a CDS encoding BsuPI-related putative proteinase inhibitor yields the protein MLDGTLVVDVHPSAVEFAFTVSNADTDPVELTFRSGKVADVAVYDGDAVVWRWSDGRMFTQALRTDTFDPGESFTHTATWEHPSPGSYTAEATLEATNADLSVRQSFAVED from the coding sequence GTGCTCGACGGCACACTCGTCGTCGACGTCCACCCGTCGGCGGTCGAGTTCGCGTTCACCGTCAGCAACGCGGACACCGACCCCGTCGAGTTGACGTTCCGCTCCGGGAAGGTGGCCGACGTCGCGGTGTACGACGGCGACGCGGTGGTCTGGCGCTGGAGCGACGGCCGGATGTTCACCCAGGCGCTGCGGACCGACACCTTCGACCCCGGCGAGTCGTTCACGCACACGGCGACGTGGGAGCACCCGTCTCCTGGTTCCTACACCGCGGAGGCGACGCTCGAAGCGACGAACGCCGACCTCTCAGTGCGGCAGTCCTTTGCGGTCGAGGACTGA
- a CDS encoding DUF4382 domain-containing protein, which produces MQKSDSATTSRRAYLKAIGAVGAASAVGLAGCTGDAAAATGTLATAVTDQPGDIADFESCVVTIQGIWLKPASEDGDDGEDDDGDEGGDGNTTDGTSTDGDTTDGTVVEQAEEDVDESEAREYHEFDEPQTADLVELQDGATSLVDEREVAAGAYEFLQLDVSSVDGTLADGGEAQVDTPGNAPLQFKQSFEVRENQRTRFVADFTPVKRGQGSRYLLQPVATNTDVVYEATETPTDSGGSDTGTAQS; this is translated from the coding sequence ATGCAGAAAAGCGACAGCGCAACGACGTCGAGACGTGCGTACCTGAAAGCAATCGGTGCCGTCGGCGCGGCGAGTGCGGTCGGACTGGCCGGTTGCACGGGCGACGCCGCGGCGGCGACGGGGACGCTCGCCACCGCCGTCACCGACCAGCCCGGCGACATCGCCGACTTCGAGTCCTGCGTCGTCACCATCCAGGGCATCTGGCTGAAACCGGCCAGCGAGGACGGGGACGACGGTGAGGACGACGACGGCGATGAGGGTGGTGACGGCAACACCACGGACGGCACCAGCACCGACGGCGACACGACCGACGGCACGGTGGTCGAACAGGCGGAAGAAGACGTCGACGAGAGCGAGGCCCGCGAGTACCACGAGTTCGACGAGCCCCAGACCGCCGACCTCGTGGAGTTACAGGACGGAGCCACCTCCCTCGTCGACGAGCGCGAGGTGGCCGCGGGGGCCTACGAGTTCCTCCAGCTCGACGTGTCGAGCGTCGACGGCACGCTCGCAGACGGCGGCGAGGCGCAGGTCGACACGCCCGGGAACGCGCCGCTGCAGTTCAAGCAGTCCTTCGAGGTCCGCGAGAACCAGCGGACCCGGTTCGTGGCGGACTTCACGCCGGTCAAGCGCGGACAGGGGAGCCGCTACCTGCTCCAGCCCGTCGCGACCAACACCGACGTCGTCTACGAGGCGACGGAGACGCCAACTGACAGCGGCGGCAGCGACACCGGGACCGCCCAGTCGTAG
- the trpB gene encoding tryptophan synthase subunit beta has translation MEGEFEEFGGRHVPEPLEEPLAQLAEAFETVVPTEEFQEEFQYYLKHYGGRPTPVFHAETLSERWDANIYFKHEDLLHGGAHKLNNTLGQGLLAKKAGKERLIAETGAGQHGTATAMVGALLDLPVKVYMGRKDIQRQEMNVFRMRLLGAEVEEVTRGNEGLAEAVDAALEDFAANMEETHYLVGSAVGPDPFPRMVREFQSVIGHEAREQIQELHGDLPDACVACVGGGSNAIGLFHAFKEDDVALYGAEPGGTDDTHHSAPLSRSKQEEPQVFQGMMTKVIDEDTENHSVSAGLDYPAVGPEHAALQSLGRAEYHAITDEEALDAFQELSRAEGIIPALEPSHAIALAKKLAQEDRHDTLLVNLCGRGDKDMQTAAQKFDLS, from the coding sequence ATGGAAGGAGAGTTCGAGGAATTCGGCGGTCGGCACGTGCCGGAGCCGCTGGAGGAACCGCTCGCACAGCTCGCAGAGGCCTTCGAGACAGTCGTTCCCACCGAGGAGTTCCAGGAGGAGTTCCAGTACTACCTGAAACACTACGGCGGTCGCCCGACGCCCGTCTTCCACGCGGAGACGCTGAGCGAGCGCTGGGACGCGAACATCTACTTCAAACACGAGGACCTGCTCCACGGCGGTGCCCACAAGCTCAACAACACGCTCGGGCAGGGCCTGCTCGCGAAGAAGGCCGGCAAGGAGCGCCTCATCGCCGAGACGGGGGCCGGCCAGCACGGCACCGCGACGGCGATGGTCGGCGCCTTGCTCGACCTCCCCGTGAAGGTCTACATGGGCCGCAAGGACATCCAGCGCCAGGAGATGAACGTCTTCCGCATGCGCCTGCTCGGCGCGGAAGTCGAGGAGGTCACCCGCGGCAACGAGGGGCTGGCCGAGGCCGTCGACGCCGCCCTGGAGGACTTCGCTGCGAACATGGAGGAGACCCACTACCTCGTCGGCAGCGCCGTCGGCCCCGACCCCTTCCCGCGGATGGTCCGGGAGTTCCAGTCGGTCATCGGCCACGAGGCCCGCGAGCAGATTCAGGAACTCCACGGCGACCTGCCCGACGCCTGCGTCGCCTGCGTCGGCGGCGGCTCCAACGCCATCGGCCTGTTCCACGCGTTCAAGGAGGATGACGTGGCGCTGTACGGCGCGGAACCCGGCGGGACCGACGACACCCACCACTCCGCGCCGCTGTCGAGGTCCAAGCAGGAGGAACCCCAGGTGTTCCAGGGGATGATGACGAAGGTCATCGACGAGGACACCGAGAACCACTCCGTCTCCGCTGGCCTGGACTACCCCGCCGTCGGCCCGGAACACGCCGCCCTCCAGTCGCTGGGCAGGGCGGAGTACCACGCCATCACCGACGAGGAGGCACTGGACGCCTTCCAGGAACTGTCCCGCGCGGAGGGCATCATCCCCGCGCTGGAGCCGAGCCACGCCATCGCGCTGGCGAAGAAACTCGCCCAGGAGGACCGCCACGACACGCTGCTCGTGAACCTCTGTGGCCGCGGCGACAAGGACATGCAGACCGCCGCCCAGAAGTTCGACCTCTCCTGA
- a CDS encoding glycine zipper domain-containing protein, with protein MFCSKDKHAKRGATAGASIGAALGSPLGPVGAGIGAGFGGATGYLAGTARDRLGP; from the coding sequence ATGTTCTGCAGCAAAGACAAGCACGCGAAACGCGGCGCGACGGCAGGCGCGAGCATCGGCGCGGCACTCGGCAGCCCGCTCGGTCCCGTCGGGGCCGGCATCGGTGCCGGCTTCGGCGGCGCGACGGGCTACCTCGCCGGAACCGCCCGGGACCGCCTCGGTCCCTGA